In Bacillota bacterium, the DNA window AATAGAATTTAGCAGCAGGTGGGGCACGGGCAGCCGTGCCCCTACAAAATGCCTGTATTTTTTCTTGACAGTGTCATAACCCTATGATAACTTTACAAGGTAAGCCCTCTTTTTGTGGAGGGCAATTACGGGGAGGTGGATCTTATGCGAGTAGGTATTACGCTAGCATGTGCTGATTGTAAGCAGCGCAACTACCGTACTACTAAGAATAAGAAGTCCAACACTGAACGCTTGGAGATGAAAAAGTATTGCAGGTTCTGTAAAACCCACACAGCTCACCGCGAAACTAAGTAGGTGAGAGAGTGAAGTTTATACAGGCTCTGCAAGAGAAGTTTCTGCAACTCTCTAAGTTCTTGCGCGACGTTCGTCAAGAGATGCGCAAGGTAGTGTGGCCTTCGAAGAGGCAGACCATTAACTACACGATAGTGGTTGTGTTTGCCGTGTTCTTCGTGGCAGCCTTGACTGCCGTAACCGACGCGGCCTTAGGGGCTGTTGTTAGGCGGTTACTTGGTATCTAGCTGGCCAGATTTTTCTCGGGAGTTTCCCGTCAAAGGAGGTTGGGGCGCTATCCCACGATAGAGTCCCGCATGTGATGGAAAAGAAATGGTTCGTGGTGCACACCTATTCCGGGTACGAAAACAAGGTGAAAACCAATCTGGAGAAACGCGTCCAATCCATGGAAATGGAGGACAAGATTTTTCGGGTTTTAGTGCCTATGGAAGATGAGTTAGAGACTGGCCGAGACGGCAAAAAGAAACTGGTTAAAAAGAAAGTCTTCCCCGGGTATGTTATCGTGGAAATGATCGTCACTGATGATTCTTGGTATGTTGTACGCAACACGCCAGGCGTCACAGGCTTTGTCGGCACTGGCACTCGCCCTATCCCCCTAGAAGAGCACGAGGTGAAAGCTATACTGCGTTCGATGGGTGTTGAGGAGCCGCGTATTCGTATTGACTTTGCTTTGGGTGAGTCAGTGCGAATTAACGAGGGTCCTTTTGAAGGCTTGGTTGGCAAGATTGAGGAAATCATGGCCGACAAACAAAAGGTCAAAGTGCGTGTAGCGCTATTTAACCGCGAAACACCTGTGGAGCTGAGCTTTACACAAGTTCAGAAATTGTAGAACCTAAATTAGGGAAAGGGAGGTGGATGTAGTTGGCTAAGAAATTAGTTAAAATTGTTAAACTGCAAATTCCCGCTGGCAAAGCAACGCCTGCTCCACCGGTTGGACCTGCCCTGGGTCAAGCTGGTATTAACATTATGGGCTTTGTCAAGGAATTTAACGAACGTACGGCCAAGGACGTAGGGCTTATCATTCCGGTAGAAGTGAGTGTCTTTCAAGACAGGTCTTTTACTTTTATCCTGAAGACGCCCCCCGCGGCAATTCTGCTCAAGAAAGCTATCGGGGTGGAATCTGGTTCTGGTGAACCAAACAAGAAAAAAGTTGGCAAAGTCACACGTGCCAAAGTCAAGGAAATTGCCGAGCTCAAGATGCCTGATCTTAATGCCGCCAGCGTGGAATCTGCTATACGCATGATCGAGGGCACGGCAAGAAGCATGGGTATTGAAGTCGTCGACTAGTTAAGTGACCCGCGTGGGAGGGTTTAATCCCGCTACTACCACTGGAGGTGCGATAAATGGCCAAAAAAGGCAAAAAGTATTTAGAGGCGGCCAAGCTAGTAGACCGCAATGTCTTCTACGAACCCGCCCAAGCGATTGATCTCGCCAAAAAAACTGCGACTGCCAAGTTTGACGAGAGCGTAGAAATCGCCGTTCGTCTCGGCGTCAACCCAAAGCACGCCGACCAACAGGTGCGCGGTGCGGTGGTATTGCCGCATGGTACCGGTAAGACTGTGCGCGTTATTGTTTTCGCCAAGGGTGACAAAGCCAAGGAGGCCGAGAATGCCGGGGCAGATTTTGTGGGCGCCGAAGATCTCATTGCCAAGATTCAAAACGAGGGCTGGGTCGACTTTGACGTGGCCATTGCTACCCCTGACATCATGGGTCAGGTGGGGCGCCTAGGAAGAATTCTTGGTCCTAAGGGGCTCATGCCTAATCCTAAAATAGGCACCGTAACTTTTGATGTGGCCAAGGCCATTAACGAGGTTAAGGCAGGTAAAATTGAGTACCGCGTTGACAAAGCGGGCATAGTCCATGCGCCGCTAGGCAAAGTGTCTTTCCCAGCTGAGAACTTGCTAGGGAACTTCACTGCGCTAATGGAGGCTTTGATGAAGGCCAAGCCAAGTGCCGCCAAAGGTACCTATGTACGCACGGTAACTGTTTCTACCACCATGGGCCCTGGCGTACGCGTCAATGCCCAGAAGGCCTCTCTAGGCGGCGCGACACAGCAATAATTTGCGCTCGATTTGTTGACATGAGATTGTCTTCGTGCTATAGTCCTATAGTGTTCATCGCCGTAGACAGTAGGTGCAAAGCTTAAACGCGTAAGCGGCCTACCGAGGTAAGAGTGTGCTAGTTTTAATTACGCATGCCTTCCCTCTGCGGGAAGGCATGTTTTGTTGGGGAGTATCCTCCAAAGGAGGTGTTAAATATGGGCACTCGTGATGATAAACAACTAGCAGTGCAGGAACTTGTTCAGGCGCTAAGGCAAAATGAAGGGGTAGTCTTTACTAATTATCGCGGCATCAGTGTTATCAAAGACACTGATCTCAGGGCTAAGCTTCGCAAAGCTGGCATTGATTACCGCGTTGTCAAGAACACTCTCTTCAAGCGCGCTGCAGACGAAGTTGGCATTACCAACCTCGATGAGTACTTGCAGGGTCCGACGGCGATTGCTTTAAGCAGCGATCCAGTTGCTCCCGCGAAGGCATTGTCCGCTTGGATTAAGGCGAACAAAATGCTAGAGATTAAGGGCGGCATTCTCGGCGGTAAGACAATCAATGCGGCTGGGGTAACAGCTTTGGCTGAGCTTCCTCCGCGCGAAGTCATGCTAGGTCGCGTCGTGGGTACGATTCAAGCTCCGCTTTCTGGTCTCGTTAACGTGTTGCATGGTCCTCTCCGGAAGTTGGTATATGCCGTTGATGCGGTTCGCCAACAAAAGGAAGCCCAATAGAAGATTTGGCGATGCCTTTTAAGGAGGTGAAAATGATGAGTAAAGCACAAATTATCGAGCTGATTAAGAACATGACTGTTCTCGAGCTCTCTGAGTTGGTAAAGGCTTTGGAGACAGAGTTCGGCGTAACTGCCGCTATGCCCATGGCTATGGCTGCTCCTGCCGCTGGTGTGGCGCAAGCCGCCGAGCCGGTTGAAGAGCAAACCGAGTTCGACGTTATTCTCACCGCTGCTGGCGAGAAGAAGATCAACGTAATTAAGGTGGTGCGCGAAGTAACCGGTCTAGGTCTCGTAGAGGCCAAGGCATTGGTTGACGGAGCACCAAAGCCCGTAAAGGAAAAGGTCACTAAGGACGAAGCCGCTAAGATTAAAGCTAAGCTGGTAGAAGCCGGTGCAAGCGTAGACGTGAAGTAAAGCGCCTAAATTAAAAACTCGCCACTGGCGAGTTTTTTTATCTTGACTAACTACAACTAAATGTGGTAGTGTTTTATATTGTCACGTAGGGCGTAGAGTGTGCCAAATTTATGCATAACTAGGCTCTAAGAGGATAAAATAGCTTAGTAGGCATAACCAAGGGGGTTTTGTACCCTTTTTGGTTTTCGTGCTGCCTAAGTTCAGTATTACTCGTTAGGGGTGAAGCATTGATGGTTAAACCCATAGCGGAATGCAAGCGTAAACGCCTCCGTTTTGGTCATATCAATGAGGTCTTGCAGGTACCAAACCTCATTGAGATCCAGAGACAGTCTTTCGATTGGTTCGTGAACGAGGGCTTGGCCGAGACATTTCGAGACATCTCGCCAATTCAAGATTTTACCGGCAACTTAGTGCTGGAGTTTCTTGATCACCAGTTCGGTGAACCCAAGTACACTGTTGACGAGGCCAAGGAGAAGGACGCCACCTACTCCGCTCCGCTCAAAGTCAAGGTGCGATTAGTCAACAAGGAGACGGGTGAGGTCAAGGAGCAGGAAGTCTTTATGGGGGACTTTCCGCTGATGACGGAGAACGGTACCATCATTTACAACGGTGCCGAACGAGTTGTGGTGAGTCAATTGGTGCGCTCCCCGGGGGCCTACTATCATGACAGCCTCGATACCTTGGGGCACAGAATTTTTACTTCAACGCTTATACCTAATAGAGGCGCCTGGCTGGAAATGGAAACGGACACTAATGATGTTGTCTGGGCTAGAGTAGACCGCACCCGCAAGATTCCGGTGACGGTCTTGTTGCGTGCCCTCGGCTTGGGGCAAAGGCACGAGATAGTAAGTAAATTTGGCGAGAATGCACGGCTTTCAGCTACTTTTGATCGCGACAGTACCGAAAATTTATCGGACGGTCTGCTCGAAATATACAAGCGCTTGCGCCCTGGTGAACC includes these proteins:
- the rpmG gene encoding 50S ribosomal protein L33, which encodes MRVGITLACADCKQRNYRTTKNKKSNTERLEMKKYCRFCKTHTAHRETK
- the secE gene encoding preprotein translocase subunit SecE, whose translation is MKFIQALQEKFLQLSKFLRDVRQEMRKVVWPSKRQTINYTIVVVFAVFFVAALTAVTDAALGAVVRRLLGI
- the rplL gene encoding 50S ribosomal protein L7/L12 yields the protein MSKAQIIELIKNMTVLELSELVKALETEFGVTAAMPMAMAAPAAGVAQAAEPVEEQTEFDVILTAAGEKKINVIKVVREVTGLGLVEAKALVDGAPKPVKEKVTKDEAAKIKAKLVEAGASVDVK
- the rplJ gene encoding 50S ribosomal protein L10, which codes for MGTRDDKQLAVQELVQALRQNEGVVFTNYRGISVIKDTDLRAKLRKAGIDYRVVKNTLFKRAADEVGITNLDEYLQGPTAIALSSDPVAPAKALSAWIKANKMLEIKGGILGGKTINAAGVTALAELPPREVMLGRVVGTIQAPLSGLVNVLHGPLRKLVYAVDAVRQQKEAQ
- the rplK gene encoding 50S ribosomal protein L11 — its product is MAKKLVKIVKLQIPAGKATPAPPVGPALGQAGINIMGFVKEFNERTAKDVGLIIPVEVSVFQDRSFTFILKTPPAAILLKKAIGVESGSGEPNKKKVGKVTRAKVKEIAELKMPDLNAASVESAIRMIEGTARSMGIEVVD
- the nusG gene encoding transcription termination/antitermination protein NusG: MEKKWFVVHTYSGYENKVKTNLEKRVQSMEMEDKIFRVLVPMEDELETGRDGKKKLVKKKVFPGYVIVEMIVTDDSWYVVRNTPGVTGFVGTGTRPIPLEEHEVKAILRSMGVEEPRIRIDFALGESVRINEGPFEGLVGKIEEIMADKQKVKVRVALFNRETPVELSFTQVQKL
- the rplA gene encoding 50S ribosomal protein L1, coding for MAKKGKKYLEAAKLVDRNVFYEPAQAIDLAKKTATAKFDESVEIAVRLGVNPKHADQQVRGAVVLPHGTGKTVRVIVFAKGDKAKEAENAGADFVGAEDLIAKIQNEGWVDFDVAIATPDIMGQVGRLGRILGPKGLMPNPKIGTVTFDVAKAINEVKAGKIEYRVDKAGIVHAPLGKVSFPAENLLGNFTALMEALMKAKPSAAKGTYVRTVTVSTTMGPGVRVNAQKASLGGATQQ